One genomic window of Cottoperca gobio chromosome 10, fCotGob3.1, whole genome shotgun sequence includes the following:
- the tmsb2 gene encoding thymosin beta, with the protein MSDKPDMTEIARFDKAKLKKTETKEKNPLPTKETIEQERKGDATP; encoded by the exons ATGTCTGACAAGCCCGACATGACAGAGATCGCCCGTTTCGACAAGGCAAAGctgaagaagacagagacaaaagaaaaaaaccctctgCCCACCAAAGAGA CCATCGAGCAAGAGAGGAAAGGCGATGCCACACCTTGA